The following are encoded in a window of Nitrospirota bacterium genomic DNA:
- a CDS encoding Hpt domain-containing protein, whose translation MSSELDRDDLVDIFVAEATEAMDILTKAFHPSDGTTPTPAQLQEQYVWAHKIRGASGLYGYEGLALMGALMESTLEEAPSIEASLWPKALEILRGMVTSFESQLKVVAQGEPEDPSVGARWKAEVAGLFPVVPQTVHSDESIVLTADYLVPTLDIEVLSYFSPEAEEYLETIESLLHRLRHDSQDRETIQTLYRTAHTLKGSAHTIGFKVVGDVAHPVEDCMIAVREGQVAMSATLIGAISRAVEVTRLLMRRDDDSIVQLQHAVPEVIQALERIRKGEGIAVAAPAVAPIVSVVQVAAAVVDCPEPSAIPEAEPSPGSNPLTDEYLLPLLDAEVLSYFAPEAQEYLESLEAQLLRLEKEQHNPEVINQLFRTAHTLKGSAYTVGFQSIGDLTHYVEDFMGSVREGRVKILPGHTDVLLRSVDVVRLLMRRDSSSLDMLRQRFAVALQGLKQLDQPMADQAVEARPTVQSVAPPVEQEAQDQQDAEPAKTVDGKAAEDREVIRVSRDRLERLLNLVGELVIGRGRLEQRLHMLENLSQQVLACKGRLVESVRSFEEKHTFTLPAASSSPASVPSQGMAGLSDFGSLEFDKYDDFNILARRISEVTADITESMTQLSGSIRRSHEDMSHLAQLTLGMRDEIARARMVPVGTPFTRFRRATREMARATGKEVTLVTSGEHTEVDTGVVERLVDPLVHLVRNAVYHGIEPAAVRMSKGKPAAGTIYLHAAHRGNAVLIEVEDDGAGLDVEKIRAKAVERGLIRPEVARVLPESEVVKFIFMPGFSTADQIGDQAGRGVGMDVVKRVIESMNGHIDVESIRGVGTKFTLSLPLTLLIATALMVKAGSERYAIPLPSVREVTMLTANSHQRMGERSILHVGDEAIEVQPLQQLLTRNRVPVEIGRPVVIVRTAAGMIGLLVDELLGRQEIVIKPLGSFKSLDRSNFGGATIDPEGRVVLVLDPARLLARETPVAAGAELSFDAASSAAALIPYVEAPEPKALEPLILLIDDSLSIRKFVGRMLESAGYKVDTAVDGEEGLRKASAHNYRLILTDLEMPKLNGYEVIQGLRSRAQTQETPIIVMTTRAGDKHRQMALNIGASSYIPKPVEERALIQEIERWIGKEATVRQ comes from the coding sequence ATGAGCTCCGAACTTGACCGAGACGACCTCGTCGATATATTCGTCGCTGAAGCGACGGAAGCGATGGACATCCTCACCAAGGCCTTCCATCCGTCCGATGGGACGACGCCGACTCCCGCACAACTGCAAGAACAGTATGTGTGGGCACATAAAATTCGTGGGGCATCAGGACTCTACGGATACGAGGGGTTAGCCCTGATGGGGGCCTTGATGGAATCCACCTTGGAAGAGGCGCCATCGATAGAGGCCTCACTCTGGCCGAAGGCCTTGGAGATCTTACGCGGGATGGTCACTTCGTTCGAGTCTCAATTGAAAGTTGTTGCGCAAGGCGAGCCTGAAGACCCATCCGTGGGTGCGCGATGGAAAGCCGAAGTGGCTGGATTGTTTCCCGTTGTGCCTCAAACCGTTCATTCTGATGAATCGATTGTACTCACAGCAGACTATCTCGTGCCGACTCTCGATATCGAGGTTCTGTCGTATTTTTCCCCGGAAGCGGAGGAGTATCTAGAGACCATCGAATCGCTCCTACATCGACTGCGGCATGATTCTCAGGATAGAGAAACGATTCAGACGCTCTACCGCACGGCCCACACCTTGAAAGGGTCTGCTCACACGATCGGGTTCAAGGTGGTCGGGGACGTGGCTCATCCGGTCGAAGACTGCATGATCGCGGTGCGTGAAGGCCAGGTGGCCATGTCGGCTACGTTGATCGGGGCGATCAGTCGGGCGGTCGAGGTGACTCGGTTGCTCATGCGCCGAGACGACGACAGTATCGTGCAATTACAGCATGCTGTGCCCGAAGTCATTCAAGCGCTTGAACGGATCCGCAAGGGGGAAGGTATCGCGGTAGCGGCTCCAGCGGTTGCTCCGATCGTCTCAGTGGTGCAGGTTGCGGCGGCCGTCGTCGACTGTCCCGAGCCATCGGCCATTCCAGAAGCGGAACCGTCACCCGGCTCGAACCCATTGACGGATGAGTATCTGCTGCCGCTTCTGGATGCTGAAGTGCTGTCGTACTTTGCTCCTGAAGCCCAGGAGTATCTGGAGTCACTTGAAGCGCAATTACTTCGCCTTGAAAAAGAACAGCACAATCCTGAAGTCATCAATCAGCTCTTTCGGACCGCGCATACGCTGAAAGGGTCTGCCTATACGGTTGGATTCCAGTCGATTGGCGATCTGACGCATTACGTCGAAGATTTTATGGGCTCGGTTCGGGAGGGGCGTGTCAAGATTCTCCCAGGGCATACGGATGTATTGTTACGATCGGTGGATGTGGTTCGCTTGTTGATGCGTAGAGATTCTTCATCCCTCGACATGCTGCGCCAGCGATTCGCGGTCGCCTTGCAAGGACTCAAGCAGCTCGATCAGCCTATGGCGGATCAGGCCGTTGAGGCACGGCCTACCGTTCAGTCAGTCGCGCCGCCGGTGGAGCAAGAGGCACAGGATCAGCAAGACGCCGAACCTGCCAAGACGGTGGACGGGAAAGCGGCAGAAGATCGCGAAGTCATCCGTGTGAGCCGCGATCGGTTGGAGCGACTATTGAATCTGGTCGGTGAGCTCGTGATCGGCCGAGGACGGCTCGAGCAACGACTGCATATGCTGGAGAATCTTTCTCAGCAAGTGTTAGCGTGCAAAGGACGTTTGGTCGAATCGGTTCGTTCGTTTGAGGAGAAACATACCTTCACGCTTCCGGCTGCCTCCTCAAGCCCGGCGTCCGTCCCCTCTCAGGGTATGGCCGGTCTCAGCGATTTTGGCAGTCTTGAGTTCGACAAGTACGACGATTTCAATATTTTGGCCCGTCGAATCAGTGAGGTCACGGCAGATATTACCGAATCGATGACGCAGCTGAGCGGATCGATTCGTCGTTCGCATGAAGACATGAGTCACCTCGCACAACTCACCCTCGGGATGCGTGATGAAATTGCCCGGGCCCGTATGGTGCCGGTCGGCACCCCGTTCACCCGATTCCGTCGCGCCACACGGGAGATGGCACGGGCGACAGGGAAAGAGGTGACATTAGTCACTTCCGGTGAACATACCGAAGTGGACACGGGCGTCGTGGAGCGGCTGGTCGATCCGTTGGTGCACCTCGTGCGCAACGCGGTCTATCACGGAATCGAGCCTGCGGCGGTTCGCATGTCGAAGGGCAAGCCTGCGGCCGGGACGATCTATCTCCATGCGGCGCATCGCGGGAATGCCGTATTGATCGAAGTGGAAGACGATGGAGCGGGGCTTGATGTTGAAAAGATCAGGGCCAAGGCGGTGGAGCGAGGGTTGATTCGCCCTGAAGTGGCCCGCGTGTTACCGGAATCAGAAGTGGTCAAGTTTATTTTCATGCCGGGATTCTCGACGGCTGATCAGATCGGTGATCAGGCTGGGCGAGGGGTCGGCATGGATGTGGTGAAGCGCGTCATCGAAAGCATGAACGGCCACATCGATGTCGAATCCATTCGAGGTGTGGGGACGAAGTTCACGTTGAGTCTCCCGCTGACCCTGCTGATTGCCACGGCGCTCATGGTGAAGGCCGGGAGCGAACGGTATGCGATTCCGTTGCCGTCGGTCCGCGAAGTCACCATGTTAACGGCCAACTCGCATCAACGGATGGGTGAGCGATCCATCTTGCATGTCGGTGATGAGGCGATCGAAGTACAGCCGCTCCAACAGTTGCTCACTCGGAATCGTGTGCCGGTAGAAATCGGGAGACCGGTGGTCATCGTGAGAACGGCCGCTGGTATGATCGGGTTGCTGGTTGATGAATTACTCGGTCGTCAGGAAATCGTCATTAAACCATTAGGATCGTTTAAGTCGTTGGATCGTTCCAACTTTGGTGGCGCAACCATCGATCCGGAAGGTCGCGTGGTCCTCGTGTTAGACCCGGCTCGGCTGTTGGCGCGAGAAACGCCGGTCGCAGCTGGAGCGGAATTGTCATTTGACGCGGCATCCTCAGCAGCGGCCTTGATCCCCTACGTGGAGGCGCCAGAGCCGAAGGCATTGGAACCGTTGATTCTTTTAATCGACGACTCCTTGAGCATTCGGAAGTTCGTCGGTCGAATGCTGGAGTCCGCCGGGTATAAAGTCGATACCGCAGTGGATGGAGAAGAGGGTCTCCGTAAAGCATCGGCGCATAACTACCGGCTAATCCTCACCGATCTTGAGATGCCGAAGCTGAATGGCTATGAAGTGATCCAGGGGTTACGCAGCCGGGCGCAGACCCAGGAGACGCCGATTATCGTGATGACGACCAGAGCCGGTGATAAACATCGGCAAATGGCGCTGAATATCGGGGCGAGCTCGTATATTCCCAAGCCGGTAGAAGAGCGGGCATTGATTCAGGAAATTGAGCGCTGGATCGGTAAAGAGGCCACCGTGCGTCAATAG
- a CDS encoding chemotaxis protein CheW — protein MSLRGHLKSTNVLVETASFLVVRLGRTYLALPADGVRGVLTPEEIGHEQAVTATGAIYQSVDLAQLLSVIVDLSGHEMRTVLYSNGHSHGAIRVEQVVGLTDVERKNCLPLPPQFQCDERRWFGGMMLYEDLLVLIVNPAWMLGELAEVVSVGAKETSQLVTAGPLTVGGSC, from the coding sequence ATGAGTTTACGGGGTCATCTTAAATCGACGAATGTGCTTGTAGAGACGGCCAGCTTCTTGGTCGTTCGCCTGGGGCGCACGTATCTGGCATTGCCTGCCGATGGAGTTCGCGGCGTGCTGACGCCAGAAGAGATCGGTCACGAACAAGCCGTCACGGCGACGGGAGCTATCTATCAATCGGTTGACCTCGCGCAGTTACTTTCTGTAATCGTCGACCTATCCGGTCACGAGATGCGGACGGTGTTGTATTCGAACGGCCATTCGCATGGCGCGATTCGCGTTGAGCAGGTGGTCGGCTTGACGGACGTGGAACGCAAGAACTGTCTTCCGTTGCCGCCGCAATTTCAATGCGATGAACGTCGGTGGTTTGGGGGAATGATGTTATACGAGGACCTTCTGGTGTTGATCGTGAATCCTGCCTGGATGCTGGGCGAGTTGGCCGAGGTGGTCTCTGTGGGCGCAAAGGAGACCTCGCAGCTGGTCACCGCTGGTCCACTCACAGTTGGTGGGTCGTGCTGA
- a CDS encoding chemotaxis protein CheW, with translation MLRAARGQQQTQATKRSWNVVVFSIGGMKLAARTEDVGGVSPWTDSIPVPSQTPFVQAMLKRDHQVMPVYELANRLSRTVEGDPLLCLVARHVDGPMAICIDAAVPSLEMVDAAAIRPTISGDLETLGSVTIGGDDVTIVALQRLGRLG, from the coding sequence GTGCTGAGGGCGGCTCGAGGACAGCAGCAGACTCAGGCCACAAAACGGTCGTGGAATGTGGTGGTCTTCTCCATTGGCGGGATGAAGTTGGCCGCACGGACGGAAGATGTGGGGGGCGTGTCACCCTGGACTGACAGTATTCCTGTGCCGAGTCAGACACCGTTCGTGCAGGCGATGCTGAAACGGGACCATCAGGTGATGCCGGTGTATGAATTGGCGAACAGGCTGAGCCGCACCGTGGAGGGAGATCCCTTGCTGTGCCTGGTCGCTCGTCACGTCGATGGTCCGATGGCGATCTGTATTGATGCGGCGGTACCTTCTCTCGAAATGGTAGATGCTGCAGCGATTCGACCCACTATCAGCGGTGATCTTGAAACGCTCGGGTCAGTCACGATTGGTGGGGACGACGTGACGATCGTGGCCTTGCAACGACTGGGACGGTTAGGGTAG
- a CDS encoding response regulator, giving the protein MPNVLVADDSIAVRKVAERLLTEAGFGVTLAANGEEALAYLAKEKPDMVVTDVIMPDKSGYEVCAFVRAQSGLANTPVLLISGIVNEEVTRQAESCHADGVLKKPFQGTSLKDRVLELLAKRQAPVAHAQKPVEPVPETVEPIQTARVSDEQLETYRQTAARLKPLEEELQVERDRSAQLTQRVTQLEGQSGNMKELESMLAREREQAAQLKEKLAEAEQATVRVQALESELKGEREQAAEAKKQGVVVESLTAHVQELEEALQKEREDRAQEASSLAEVQKRASRVQEMEATLHAERQAATQLVQQMTAMEKTVALSQELALQLAQEQERTSDVTRRADEAERQAVAQLAQEQAQVQELSRRVAEQEQVVARMGLLEQTLVAEQEKNHDLAARLSESQRAAERVQEFESLLQTERERNSLLAKRASDTEQAAEQATKRFEEMATKLSEIAGLASQLGSGKRRS; this is encoded by the coding sequence ATGCCAAACGTGTTGGTTGCCGATGACAGTATTGCCGTTCGGAAAGTCGCGGAGCGGTTGCTGACCGAGGCTGGATTTGGAGTCACGCTTGCTGCGAATGGTGAAGAGGCGTTGGCCTATTTGGCCAAAGAGAAGCCTGACATGGTCGTCACCGACGTGATCATGCCGGATAAGAGCGGGTACGAAGTCTGCGCCTTTGTGCGTGCGCAGAGCGGATTGGCAAACACCCCGGTGCTCTTGATCTCCGGTATCGTCAACGAGGAGGTGACCAGGCAAGCTGAATCCTGCCACGCAGACGGAGTGCTGAAAAAACCGTTCCAGGGTACCTCTCTCAAGGATCGCGTGCTTGAGTTATTGGCCAAGAGACAAGCGCCTGTTGCTCATGCTCAGAAGCCTGTTGAGCCGGTGCCAGAGACGGTTGAACCGATTCAGACGGCGCGTGTCAGTGACGAACAATTGGAAACATATCGGCAGACAGCTGCGCGGTTGAAACCGCTCGAGGAAGAACTTCAGGTTGAACGAGATCGATCGGCACAACTGACTCAACGCGTAACGCAGCTTGAAGGACAGTCTGGCAACATGAAGGAACTCGAGTCGATGCTGGCCCGAGAGCGCGAGCAGGCGGCTCAGTTGAAGGAAAAACTTGCAGAAGCCGAGCAGGCGACTGTTCGGGTGCAGGCGCTCGAATCTGAATTAAAAGGTGAGCGAGAGCAGGCGGCCGAGGCCAAGAAACAGGGAGTCGTGGTTGAGAGTCTGACGGCCCATGTGCAGGAACTGGAAGAGGCGCTTCAGAAAGAACGCGAGGACCGGGCACAAGAGGCCTCAAGTCTCGCCGAGGTGCAGAAACGTGCAAGTCGTGTCCAGGAGATGGAGGCGACGTTGCATGCCGAGCGCCAGGCAGCCACACAACTGGTTCAACAGATGACAGCGATGGAAAAGACCGTAGCCCTGTCTCAAGAGCTGGCGCTGCAATTGGCACAAGAACAGGAACGTACGAGCGACGTGACGCGCCGGGCTGATGAGGCTGAACGCCAGGCAGTTGCTCAACTGGCGCAGGAGCAAGCGCAAGTGCAGGAACTTTCTCGGCGTGTGGCTGAGCAAGAACAGGTTGTCGCACGGATGGGCCTGTTGGAACAAACATTGGTTGCCGAACAGGAAAAGAATCACGACCTTGCTGCACGCCTTTCCGAGTCCCAACGTGCAGCAGAACGAGTCCAGGAGTTTGAATCGTTGCTTCAGACCGAGCGAGAACGGAATAGCCTTTTAGCCAAGCGTGCATCCGACACTGAGCAGGCCGCCGAGCAGGCGACCAAACGGTTTGAAGAAATGGCGACCAAGCTTAGCGAGATCGCAGGGTTGGCCTCTCAGCTGGGGAGTGGGAAACGGCGGTCCTGA